A part of Hippopotamus amphibius kiboko isolate mHipAmp2 chromosome 16, mHipAmp2.hap2, whole genome shotgun sequence genomic DNA contains:
- the IL34 gene encoding interleukin-34 isoform X1 has product MPRGFAWLRYLGILLGMALGNEGLEVWPLTQSEECAVTGFLRDKLQYRNRLQYMKYYFPINYRVRVPYEGVLRTANVTRLQRARVSQQELRYLWVLVSLSATESVQEVLLEGHPSWKYLEEVHTLLLDVKQGLLVSRAEVQGVAVSPQVEAVLSLLSAPGSLKPVRPKALLDNCFRVMELLYCSCCKQSSVLNWQDCEVSRPQPHSPEPSSQCVAARLYPLPQQPPTSLPYSLGSTAGPPAQ; this is encoded by the exons ATCTCGGAATCCTCCTTGGCATGGCCTTGGGGAATGAGGGTTTGGAGGTGTGGCCCCTGACCCAGAGCGAGGAGTGTGCTGTCACTGGCTTTCTGCGGGACAAGCTGCAGTACCGGAACCGCCTTCAGTACATG AAATACTACTTCCCCATCAACTACAGGGTCAGGGTGCCTTATGAGGGGGTGCTCCGAACGGCCAACGTCACCAGGCTG CAGAGGGCCCGGGTGAGCCAGCAGGAGCTGCGGTATCTGTGGGTCTTGGTGAGTCTCAGTGCTACTGAGTCGGTGCAGGAGGTGCTGCTCGAGGGCCATCCGTCCTGGAAGTACCTGGAGGAGGTACATACGCTGCTGCTGGATGTCAAGCAAGGCCTCCTGGTGAGCCGTGCGGAGGTTCAG GGTGTGGCGGTCAGCCCCCAGGTGGAAGCAGTGTTGTCCCTCCTGAGTGCCCCAGGAAGCCTGAAGCCAGTGCGGCCCAAAGCTCTGCTGGACAACTGCTTCCGGGTCATGGAGCTGCTGTACTGCTCTTGCT GTAAACAAAGCTCTGTCCTAAATTGGCAGGACTGTGAGGTGTCAAGGCCTCAGCCTCACAGCCCAGAACCCTCGTCACAGTGTGTGGCCGCCCGGCTGTACCCTCTGCCCcagcagccccccacctccctgccttaCTCCCTGGGATCCACGGCTGGACCCCCGGCTCAGTGA
- the IL34 gene encoding interleukin-34 isoform X2: MPRGFAWLRYLGILLGMALGNEGLEVWPLTQSEECAVTGFLRDKLQYRNRLQYMKYYFPINYRVRVPYEGVLRTANVTRLRARVSQQELRYLWVLVSLSATESVQEVLLEGHPSWKYLEEVHTLLLDVKQGLLVSRAEVQGVAVSPQVEAVLSLLSAPGSLKPVRPKALLDNCFRVMELLYCSCCKQSSVLNWQDCEVSRPQPHSPEPSSQCVAARLYPLPQQPPTSLPYSLGSTAGPPAQ, encoded by the exons ATCTCGGAATCCTCCTTGGCATGGCCTTGGGGAATGAGGGTTTGGAGGTGTGGCCCCTGACCCAGAGCGAGGAGTGTGCTGTCACTGGCTTTCTGCGGGACAAGCTGCAGTACCGGAACCGCCTTCAGTACATG AAATACTACTTCCCCATCAACTACAGGGTCAGGGTGCCTTATGAGGGGGTGCTCCGAACGGCCAACGTCACCAGGCTG AGGGCCCGGGTGAGCCAGCAGGAGCTGCGGTATCTGTGGGTCTTGGTGAGTCTCAGTGCTACTGAGTCGGTGCAGGAGGTGCTGCTCGAGGGCCATCCGTCCTGGAAGTACCTGGAGGAGGTACATACGCTGCTGCTGGATGTCAAGCAAGGCCTCCTGGTGAGCCGTGCGGAGGTTCAG GGTGTGGCGGTCAGCCCCCAGGTGGAAGCAGTGTTGTCCCTCCTGAGTGCCCCAGGAAGCCTGAAGCCAGTGCGGCCCAAAGCTCTGCTGGACAACTGCTTCCGGGTCATGGAGCTGCTGTACTGCTCTTGCT GTAAACAAAGCTCTGTCCTAAATTGGCAGGACTGTGAGGTGTCAAGGCCTCAGCCTCACAGCCCAGAACCCTCGTCACAGTGTGTGGCCGCCCGGCTGTACCCTCTGCCCcagcagccccccacctccctgccttaCTCCCTGGGATCCACGGCTGGACCCCCGGCTCAGTGA
- the IL34 gene encoding interleukin-34 isoform X4 translates to MPRGFAWLRYLGILLGMALGNEGLEVWPLTQSEECAVTGFLRDKLQYRNRLQYMKYYFPINYRVRVPYEGVLRTANVTRLRARVSQQELRYLWVLVSLSATESVQEVLLEGHPSWKYLEEVHTLLLDVKQGLLGVAVSPQVEAVLSLLSAPGSLKPVRPKALLDNCFRVMELLYCSCCKQSSVLNWQDCEVSRPQPHSPEPSSQCVAARLYPLPQQPPTSLPYSLGSTAGPPAQ, encoded by the exons ATCTCGGAATCCTCCTTGGCATGGCCTTGGGGAATGAGGGTTTGGAGGTGTGGCCCCTGACCCAGAGCGAGGAGTGTGCTGTCACTGGCTTTCTGCGGGACAAGCTGCAGTACCGGAACCGCCTTCAGTACATG AAATACTACTTCCCCATCAACTACAGGGTCAGGGTGCCTTATGAGGGGGTGCTCCGAACGGCCAACGTCACCAGGCTG AGGGCCCGGGTGAGCCAGCAGGAGCTGCGGTATCTGTGGGTCTTGGTGAGTCTCAGTGCTACTGAGTCGGTGCAGGAGGTGCTGCTCGAGGGCCATCCGTCCTGGAAGTACCTGGAGGAGGTACATACGCTGCTGCTGGATGTCAAGCAAGGCCTCCTG GGTGTGGCGGTCAGCCCCCAGGTGGAAGCAGTGTTGTCCCTCCTGAGTGCCCCAGGAAGCCTGAAGCCAGTGCGGCCCAAAGCTCTGCTGGACAACTGCTTCCGGGTCATGGAGCTGCTGTACTGCTCTTGCT GTAAACAAAGCTCTGTCCTAAATTGGCAGGACTGTGAGGTGTCAAGGCCTCAGCCTCACAGCCCAGAACCCTCGTCACAGTGTGTGGCCGCCCGGCTGTACCCTCTGCCCcagcagccccccacctccctgccttaCTCCCTGGGATCCACGGCTGGACCCCCGGCTCAGTGA
- the IL34 gene encoding interleukin-34 isoform X3, producing the protein MPRGFAWLRYLGILLGMALGNEGLEVWPLTQSEECAVTGFLRDKLQYRNRLQYMKYYFPINYRVRVPYEGVLRTANVTRLQRARVSQQELRYLWVLVSLSATESVQEVLLEGHPSWKYLEEVHTLLLDVKQGLLGVAVSPQVEAVLSLLSAPGSLKPVRPKALLDNCFRVMELLYCSCCKQSSVLNWQDCEVSRPQPHSPEPSSQCVAARLYPLPQQPPTSLPYSLGSTAGPPAQ; encoded by the exons ATCTCGGAATCCTCCTTGGCATGGCCTTGGGGAATGAGGGTTTGGAGGTGTGGCCCCTGACCCAGAGCGAGGAGTGTGCTGTCACTGGCTTTCTGCGGGACAAGCTGCAGTACCGGAACCGCCTTCAGTACATG AAATACTACTTCCCCATCAACTACAGGGTCAGGGTGCCTTATGAGGGGGTGCTCCGAACGGCCAACGTCACCAGGCTG CAGAGGGCCCGGGTGAGCCAGCAGGAGCTGCGGTATCTGTGGGTCTTGGTGAGTCTCAGTGCTACTGAGTCGGTGCAGGAGGTGCTGCTCGAGGGCCATCCGTCCTGGAAGTACCTGGAGGAGGTACATACGCTGCTGCTGGATGTCAAGCAAGGCCTCCTG GGTGTGGCGGTCAGCCCCCAGGTGGAAGCAGTGTTGTCCCTCCTGAGTGCCCCAGGAAGCCTGAAGCCAGTGCGGCCCAAAGCTCTGCTGGACAACTGCTTCCGGGTCATGGAGCTGCTGTACTGCTCTTGCT GTAAACAAAGCTCTGTCCTAAATTGGCAGGACTGTGAGGTGTCAAGGCCTCAGCCTCACAGCCCAGAACCCTCGTCACAGTGTGTGGCCGCCCGGCTGTACCCTCTGCCCcagcagccccccacctccctgccttaCTCCCTGGGATCCACGGCTGGACCCCCGGCTCAGTGA
- the IL34 gene encoding interleukin-34 isoform X5: MALGNEGLEVWPLTQSEECAVTGFLRDKLQYRNRLQYMKYYFPINYRVRVPYEGVLRTANVTRLQRARVSQQELRYLWVLVSLSATESVQEVLLEGHPSWKYLEEVHTLLLDVKQGLLVSRAEVQGVAVSPQVEAVLSLLSAPGSLKPVRPKALLDNCFRVMELLYCSCCKQSSVLNWQDCEVSRPQPHSPEPSSQCVAARLYPLPQQPPTSLPYSLGSTAGPPAQ; this comes from the exons ATGGCCTTGGGGAATGAGGGTTTGGAGGTGTGGCCCCTGACCCAGAGCGAGGAGTGTGCTGTCACTGGCTTTCTGCGGGACAAGCTGCAGTACCGGAACCGCCTTCAGTACATG AAATACTACTTCCCCATCAACTACAGGGTCAGGGTGCCTTATGAGGGGGTGCTCCGAACGGCCAACGTCACCAGGCTG CAGAGGGCCCGGGTGAGCCAGCAGGAGCTGCGGTATCTGTGGGTCTTGGTGAGTCTCAGTGCTACTGAGTCGGTGCAGGAGGTGCTGCTCGAGGGCCATCCGTCCTGGAAGTACCTGGAGGAGGTACATACGCTGCTGCTGGATGTCAAGCAAGGCCTCCTGGTGAGCCGTGCGGAGGTTCAG GGTGTGGCGGTCAGCCCCCAGGTGGAAGCAGTGTTGTCCCTCCTGAGTGCCCCAGGAAGCCTGAAGCCAGTGCGGCCCAAAGCTCTGCTGGACAACTGCTTCCGGGTCATGGAGCTGCTGTACTGCTCTTGCT GTAAACAAAGCTCTGTCCTAAATTGGCAGGACTGTGAGGTGTCAAGGCCTCAGCCTCACAGCCCAGAACCCTCGTCACAGTGTGTGGCCGCCCGGCTGTACCCTCTGCCCcagcagccccccacctccctgccttaCTCCCTGGGATCCACGGCTGGACCCCCGGCTCAGTGA